The following are from one region of the Georgenia sp. M64 genome:
- a CDS encoding DNA repair helicase XPB — protein MPDGPLIVQSDKSLLLEVDHPRAGEARRAIAPFAELERAPEHVHTYRLTPLGLWNARAAGHDAEQVVSALIEFSRYSVPHALLVDVAETMDRYGRLQLLKHPTHGLVLHALDVPVLEEVLRSKRVKGLVGERLDAEDVVVHASERGHLKQVLLKLGWPAEDLAGYVDGEAHPIALEQEGWHLRPYQEEAVETFWHGGSGVVVLPCGAGKTLVGAGAMARSSTTTLILVTNTVSARQWREELVRRTSLSEDEIGEYSGSRKEVRPVTIATYQVLTTKRKGVYTHLELLDAHDWGLILYDEVHLLPAPIFRMTADLQARRRLGLTATLVREDGREDEVFSLIGPKRYDAPWKDIEAQGYIAPASCVEVRLTLPESDRMVYATAEPEERYRLAASAAGKTRVVREILAKHPGEQTLVIGQYIDQLEELAESLGAPLITGQTTVTERQRLFDAFRAGEVQVLVVSKVANFSIDLPEASVAVQVSGSFGSRQEEAQRLGRLMRPKSDGKSAHFYAVVARDTVDQDFAAHRQRFLAEQGYAYTIVDAEDLATA, from the coding sequence ATGCCCGACGGCCCCCTGATCGTCCAGTCCGACAAGTCACTCCTCCTCGAGGTGGACCACCCGCGCGCCGGCGAGGCCCGGCGGGCCATCGCCCCGTTCGCGGAGCTCGAGCGCGCACCCGAGCACGTCCACACCTACCGGCTCACCCCGCTCGGCCTGTGGAACGCCCGGGCCGCCGGGCACGACGCCGAGCAGGTCGTCTCCGCCCTCATCGAGTTCTCCCGGTACTCGGTGCCGCACGCGCTCCTCGTCGACGTCGCCGAGACGATGGACCGCTACGGCCGCCTCCAGCTGCTCAAGCACCCCACCCACGGGCTGGTCCTGCACGCCCTCGACGTGCCGGTGCTCGAGGAGGTGCTGCGCTCCAAGCGGGTCAAGGGCCTGGTGGGCGAGCGGCTGGACGCCGAGGACGTCGTCGTCCACGCCTCCGAGCGCGGCCACCTCAAGCAGGTGCTGCTCAAGCTCGGCTGGCCCGCCGAGGACCTCGCCGGGTACGTCGACGGCGAGGCGCACCCCATCGCCCTGGAGCAGGAGGGCTGGCACCTGCGCCCGTACCAGGAGGAGGCGGTGGAGACCTTCTGGCACGGCGGCTCCGGCGTCGTCGTCCTGCCCTGCGGTGCGGGCAAGACCCTCGTGGGTGCCGGCGCGATGGCGCGGTCCTCCACGACGACCCTCATCCTCGTCACCAACACCGTCTCGGCCCGCCAGTGGCGCGAGGAGCTCGTCCGCCGCACGTCGCTGAGCGAGGACGAGATCGGCGAGTACTCCGGCTCGCGCAAGGAGGTCCGGCCGGTGACGATCGCGACCTACCAGGTGCTCACCACGAAGCGGAAGGGCGTCTACACCCACCTCGAGCTCCTCGACGCCCACGACTGGGGTCTGATCCTCTACGACGAGGTCCACCTCCTGCCCGCGCCCATCTTCCGCATGACGGCGGACCTGCAGGCCCGCCGCCGGCTCGGCCTCACCGCCACCCTGGTCCGGGAGGACGGCCGGGAGGACGAGGTCTTCTCCCTCATCGGGCCCAAGCGCTACGACGCGCCCTGGAAGGACATCGAGGCCCAGGGCTACATCGCGCCCGCGAGCTGCGTCGAGGTCCGCCTGACCCTGCCCGAGTCGGACCGGATGGTCTACGCCACCGCGGAGCCCGAGGAGCGGTACCGCCTCGCCGCCTCCGCGGCGGGGAAGACGCGGGTGGTCCGCGAGATCCTCGCCAAGCACCCCGGCGAGCAGACCCTCGTCATCGGCCAGTACATCGACCAGCTCGAGGAGCTCGCCGAGTCCCTGGGCGCCCCGCTCATCACGGGTCAGACCACCGTCACCGAGCGCCAGCGGCTCTTCGACGCCTTCCGCGCGGGCGAGGTCCAGGTGCTCGTCGTGTCCAAGGTGGCGAACTTCTCCATCGACCTGCCCGAGGCCTCCGTGGCCGTGCAGGTGTCCGGGTCGTTCGGCTCACGCCAGGAGGAGGCGCAACGGCTCGGCCGTCTCATGCGGCCCAAGTCCGACGGGAAGTCGGCGCACTTCTACGCCGTCGTGGCCCGGGACACCGTCGACCAGGACTTCGCCGCCCACCGGCAGCGGTTCCTCGCCGAGCAGGGCTACGCCTACACCATCGTCGACGCCGAGGACCTCGCCACGGC
- a CDS encoding Rieske (2Fe-2S) protein: MFLTKAVHKLEQASAIDPVVETVTKVVNGILPPGPVKDALHGRPLGHALHPLLVALPIGLSTGASMLDLTGGERYRPAAQRLVGAAVLSVLPTAASGLADWSELGSSKRPKRVGLVHASYNVVATSLYAASWLARRSGHHRRGALLALLGAGGLAAGGYLGGHLVYSQGVAVSRNADRTPKPRKWTDVAPVSDLDSGTLRIDVSGQPVMITRQGGRLYALGAVCSHLGGPLDEGDITAEGCVVCPWHGSTFRLDDGSVARGPASVPQIAYEVRTVGDRLEVRAKD, translated from the coding sequence ATGTTCCTCACGAAGGCGGTCCACAAGCTCGAGCAGGCCTCGGCGATCGACCCCGTGGTCGAGACGGTGACCAAGGTCGTGAACGGGATCCTGCCACCGGGGCCCGTCAAGGACGCCCTCCACGGCCGACCGCTGGGACACGCGCTGCACCCCCTGCTCGTCGCCCTCCCCATCGGGCTCAGCACCGGTGCGTCGATGCTGGATCTCACCGGCGGTGAGCGCTACCGGCCGGCGGCGCAGCGCCTGGTGGGCGCGGCGGTGCTCTCGGTCCTCCCGACGGCGGCCTCCGGCCTCGCGGACTGGTCCGAGCTCGGCTCGTCGAAGCGCCCCAAGCGCGTCGGGCTCGTCCACGCGAGCTACAACGTCGTCGCCACGAGCCTCTACGCCGCGTCCTGGCTCGCACGTCGGAGCGGCCACCACCGCCGCGGCGCCCTTCTGGCACTTCTCGGCGCGGGTGGCCTCGCCGCGGGCGGGTACCTCGGCGGGCACCTGGTCTACTCCCAGGGCGTGGCCGTCAGCCGCAACGCCGACCGCACGCCGAAGCCCCGGAAGTGGACGGACGTCGCGCCGGTGTCGGACCTCGACTCCGGGACGCTCCGGATCGACGTCTCCGGGCAGCCCGTGATGATCACCCGGCAGGGCGGACGGCTCTACGCTCTCGGCGCCGTGTGCAGCCACCTCGGCGGCCCCCTGGACGAGGGCGACATCACGGCGGAGGGCTGCGTCGTCTGCCCGTGGCACGGCAGCACGTTCCGGCTGGACGACGGCTCGGTCGCCCGGGGCCCGGCCTCCGTGCCCCAGATCGCCTACGAGGTCCGGACGGTCGGCGACCGCCTCGAGGTGCGCGCCAAGGACTGA